The DNA segment ATATTTATCTCATCCCTCATGGGAGTGCCAGGAGGCACATACGCGTATTTGGATATCTTGATTGCTATAATCGCAGCACTAGTCATGCTACTCATTGCTTACCGCGGAGTAGAGGCAGGTGGACTTACTATGGAGCTAGTCCTTATCGTCCAAATTGTACTCGTTTTCATCATTGCATTATGGGCTCTTACAGCAATCCCACCGAACGCCAATTTAGCAGCTCCTTTCGATCCGTCTTTCACTAGCTGGTCAGGAGCAGAATCAGGAGACTTAGGAATAATAATGACAGCTGGTTTCTTGTTCTTCTTCGCTTTCTATGGCTTCGACGGTACAGTCGTCTTCGCTGGAGAGGCTAAAAATCCATACAGGAGTTGTGCTCTCGGCGCTGTACTCTGTATTCTGATTGTAGGTGCCATCTATGTCTTCTGGGCATGGGCTATGATGCTACCGTACTCCGGTGATGTAGCAACTTTCACCACCATGCAAGACGCTGTAATAGCAGCAGGAGACGTCTCACCACTCGCAGAAACAGCTGGTGAGGCCTGGTTCGGTAGCGCAAATACTGGTGTTTCAATTCTGTCTGGAGCGATGCTCTTATCAGCGCTTGGTAGCGGTACAGCTGCGGCTCTAACGATAAGCAGAATTCTACAAGCAATGGGTGCGGATGAAGTTTTACCAAAATCCCTTGGTAAATCACATCCAACTTTCAAAAGCCCTCACATAGCTGCTATGCTCGTTGGAATTGTAACTGTGCTTATTCCTGTAGTCACATATTTCATGGGCATGGCTCTGATAGACACATTCGTTTTCACTGCCACATGGTGTGCTTGGGGTGTACTGATAATGTATTTCTTCATGAACGTAGACAACCTATTTATTTCAGCGAAGAAAATAACAGGTAAGAGTTTCATACTTGGTATCATAGTTCCAATAGTAGGTGCAGCCCTAATGGGCTACATCTGGTGGAGCAGCGGATCAGCAGGTATACCTGGTATTGCAGAGGCATCTGCATTCGAAGGTGGTCCTATTTGGAACACTATGATGACTCCAGGCTTCATATGGATGGCTATAGGTTTCATCTACCTAATCTACCTTCGTGTTGCAAAGAAAGAAGTCTTAGAGAGAGGAATAACCGCAGTGTAAGCGATATCTGCATAAAAATTCCCCCCTTCCTTTTTTTCATTTAATTTATAGACAAAAATATTTATCTCAATCCTTAATGTCCTTAAAGTATCGTTTAAGGTGAAAGATTGGATAAAATAGACCAGCAGATAATAGAAGTATTGAAGGATAATTCTAGGCTTCCATATGGTGCTATAGGTGAGAAAGTAGACTTATCAGAAGCAGCTGTGAGAAAGAGAATAAAAAATCTTATAGCTACAGGGATTATTAAAAAGTTCACAATTGAAGTAAATGTGAGTGAAAGCGCCAATGCAATTGTGTTGATCTCCCTTAGTCCCTCAACATCCTCATCAGAAATTTCAAAGAAGCTTTGCGAAATCGATGGAATCGTAGACATTCATGAGGTGACAGGACAATATGATATTTTTGTGAATATCACTGCCAACAATATAGTAGAGGTAAATAAATGCATAGACGAAATTCGAGGTATAGACGGAATTACCAATACGAATACTATGATAATCCTTAAAAGCTGGGCTTAAATTGTAAAAATTTATATATACGTTTATTGGATAAATGATGACTAATATTGATGCAATCTGAATTAAAAAATACTAATTTAGAACATAAAATAACGAAAATCGACTCAAGTTACTTGGCAAATTGGTACAATAAAGTTTCAAGTAATCCAATAAAAGATTTAATGATACTTGATAGTACGTTACGAGAAGGTGAACAATCGCCAGGAGTTTCTTTTACCACTCATCAGAGGTTGCAGAT comes from the Candidatus Methylarchaceae archaeon HK02M2 genome and includes:
- a CDS encoding Lrp/AsnC family transcriptional regulator, whose protein sequence is MDKIDQQIIEVLKDNSRLPYGAIGEKVDLSEAAVRKRIKNLIATGIIKKFTIEVNVSESANAIVLISLSPSTSSSEISKKLCEIDGIVDIHEVTGQYDIFVNITANNIVEVNKCIDEIRGIDGITNTNTMIILKSWA
- a CDS encoding APC family permease encodes the protein MGEAEVEKKKVLGTAPIIAIAMALIGPAAYGVGFFPAMLGEGTGPVLALPILIGTIACIFTAISVAVLALKFAYSGGAYSYSREALGVHAGFMVGWATVLAYFFLPTAGALFAGVYGDIFISSLMGVPGGTYAYLDILIAIIAALVMLLIAYRGVEAGGLTMELVLIVQIVLVFIIALWALTAIPPNANLAAPFDPSFTSWSGAESGDLGIIMTAGFLFFFAFYGFDGTVVFAGEAKNPYRSCALGAVLCILIVGAIYVFWAWAMMLPYSGDVATFTTMQDAVIAAGDVSPLAETAGEAWFGSANTGVSILSGAMLLSALGSGTAAALTISRILQAMGADEVLPKSLGKSHPTFKSPHIAAMLVGIVTVLIPVVTYFMGMALIDTFVFTATWCAWGVLIMYFFMNVDNLFISAKKITGKSFILGIIVPIVGAALMGYIWWSSGSAGIPGIAEASAFEGGPIWNTMMTPGFIWMAIGFIYLIYLRVAKKEVLERGITAV